In one Ictalurus punctatus breed USDA103 chromosome 19, Coco_2.0, whole genome shotgun sequence genomic region, the following are encoded:
- the mdm1 gene encoding nuclear protein MDM1 isoform X1, whose protein sequence is MTVHFKGISSHQSKHKARRRVRGASPQRTMRLAGLRSDQLGISREPQIQSKKRTPLNPPQVSTSLQWGDPGVLIRRQITTLPASPPAVVSVAPTSSVENVETPLAPRTSKPARASKMTPVQEECASGHISRASADQETEKQPADGVNHVLRKKAGLKSERQRNGRQSSEYQRQFQWKTPAAESPLLTAQEMLYSNNRSIPPYKSNPVVMESEYKRSFKGSPPPRGPCLRRDMELNEFPSLKMENISPEKSKKKKRWHQRLSRKSSPKEKTPHSEPQPLEQKPETPQAQKPVSPKVMRKVKTEYSSNFRSPLQYCYRDGAWVRSRTLGEEGHKWYHEVRELREKAEAYRKRAWGTHFSRQHLSQILSEQNCLWEVSSGSSPSTQTDEGTRSTKSPIIEALDLASVRESCSPSSSVSLATSRRSSCKEAELPSSPTLPGQTRMAWDEEVSPCERGVAEIKQQRKEQSEETSEEVNINGHSEDNKEEDTGAESEHLSHPEEPRSSSDEGRLPTPKLKAMLAAQRTHHDRTTPATGGAILVSPPKVKYSKTSRRSEPPLGKAHSPCRHLSCASVSEKNSKAEGLSSSHPPPAAGMATVDPLPLREDAWAGESPEPPPDSKPAKKTPHKKASGAWLIDSTPAHANRIHGTLRNPEFQHNGNLGVHRPERIVFPSNDCLSDDDLEDRMSQISFQSAASCSMASQVLDRAHKRKEDFWGKS, encoded by the exons GAATTAGCAGAGAACCCCAGATTCAATCCAAGAAGAGAACCCCCTTGAACCCACCTCAAGTATCCACTTCTCTCCAGTGGGGAGATCCAGGTGTTTTAATCAGGAGGCAGATTACAACTCTGCCTGCTTCCCCTCCAGCTGTGGTCTCTGTAGCACCAACAAGCAGTGTTGAGAATGTAGAAACCCCTCTAGCCCCGAGAACATCCAAACCAGCAAGAGCCTCAAAAATGACTCCGGTCCAGGAAGAATGTGCATCTGGTCATATATCCAGGGCCTCTGCTGACcaggagacagaaaaacagccagCAGACGGA GTTAACCATGTACTGAGGAAGAAGGCAGGCCTGAAGTCAGAGCGCCAGAGGAATGGCCGCCAGAGCTCTGAGTATCAGAGGCAATTTCAGTGGAAAACTCCAGCAGCCGAATCACCTCTTCTTACTGCCCAAGAG ATGTTGTACTCCAACAACAGGTCTATCCCACCTTATAAATCTAATCCAGTAGTAATGGAGAGTGAGTACAAGAGGAGCTTCAAAGGATCCCCTCCACCCAGAGGCCCATGCTTACGAAGAGACATGGAACTAAATGAGTTTCCATCTCTCAAAATGGAGAATATCTCCCCAGAGAAG AGTAAGAAGAAGAAACGATGGCATCAGCGCCTCAGCAGGAAGTCAAGCCCCAAAGAGAAAACTCCTCATTCAGAACCACAGCCCTTAGAACAGAAACCGGAGACACCACAAGCTCAAAAACCTGTTTCGCCCAAAGtgatgag GAAGGTGAAGACTGAATATAGCTCAAACTTCCGCTCTCCTCTTCAGTACTGCTACAGAGATGGTGCCTGGGTCAGGTCCAGGACATTAGGAGAAGAG GGTCACAAGTGGTATCATGAG GTGCGGGAGTTGCGGGAGAAAGCAGAAGCATATAGAAAGAGGGCCTGGGGAACTCACTTCTCCCGGCAGCACTTGAGCCAGATCCTGTCTGAGCAGAACTGCCTGTGGGAAGTATCTAGTGGTTCTTCTCCCTCCACTCAAACTGATGAAGGCACTCGTTCCACCAAGAGTCCCATCATCGAGGCCCTGGACCTGGCCAG TGTCAGGGAGAGCTGTAGCCCCAGTTCATCTGTGTCCTTGGCCACAAGTAGGAGAAGCTCTTGTAAAGAGGCAGAGCTTCCCAGCAGCCCCACCCTTCCTGGACAGACGAGAATGGCATGGGACGAGGAAGTAAGTCCTTGTGAAAGGGGTGTGGCCGAGATAAAGCAGCAGAGGAAGGAGCAGTCAGAGGAAACCAGTGAGGAAGTAAATATAAATGGGCATTCAGAAGACAACAAGGAGGA GGACACTGGGGCAGAGAGTGAGCACTTGTCACATCCAGAGGAGCCTCGAAGCTCCAGTGATGAGGGCAGGTTACCTACTCCCAAACTAAAAGCAATGCTGGCTGCACAGAGGACTCATCATGACCGCACCACTCCTGCAACTG GTGGTGCTATACTTGTCTCCCCTCCAAAGGTTAAGTATTCCAAGACCTCCAGGAGGAGTGAACCACCACTTGGAAAAGCTCACTCACCTTGCAGACACCTCAGTTGTGCCTcagtttcagaaaaaaacagcaag GCCGAAGGTTTGAGTTCCTCTCATCCTCCTCCAGCTGCAGGGATGGCAACAGTAGACCCACTCCCGTTAAGAGAAGACGCATGGGCTGGGGAGTCACCTGAACCTCCACCTGATTCTaaaccagcaaaaaaaacacctcacaAAAAAGCAAGCGGTGCTTGGCTCATAGACAGTACCCCAGCGCATGCCAACAGAATCCACGGCACACTGAGAAACCCAGAGTTTCAGCATAACG GGAACCTGGGAGTCCATCGGCCAGAAAGAATTGTGTTCCCTTCCAATGACTGTCTCTCTGACGATG ATTTAGAAGACAGGATGTCCCAGATCTCATTCCAGTCAGCAGCTTCTTGTTCCATGGCATCCCAGGTTTTGGACCGTGCTCATAAGAGGAAAGAAGACTTCTGGGGAAAGAGTTAA
- the il22 gene encoding interleukin-22: MNCAVLAVLVVLCCCCALSVDARPARLRSRPLDNPDTWNNVMVMAKHAQAQDRDHETRLIPVISSDKLKDGDVCCANVKILDYYLRHILDGKAHEGREDNYPRIHLVKPDLNRVARDLEPHCNAKQIDLEHLQTFKQNLNRAGEMYKNNTKAQNKAIGETDILFHYLYESCSATSTS; the protein is encoded by the exons ATGAATTGCGCTGTACTTGCTGTGCTGGTGGTGTTGTGCTGCTGCTGCGCTCTGAGCGTGGATGCCCGACCTGCGCGTTTACGCTCGCGCCCTTTGGACAACCCTGACACCTGGAACAACGTCATGGTCATGGCCAAGCAC GCGCAAGCGCAAGACCGAGACCATGAGACTCGCCTGATTCCGGTGATTTCGAGCGATAAATTAAAA GACGGGGATGTTTGCTGCGCCAACGTCAAGATCCTCGATTACTACCTCAGGCACATTTTGGACGGTAAGGCGCATGAAGGCCGGGAGGACAACTATCCGCGCATACATCTGGTGAAGCCTGATTTGAACAGAGTGGCTAGAGACCTGGAACCACACTGC AACGCCAAACAGATTGACTTGGAGCACttgcaaactttcaagcagaACCTCAACAGAGCCGGAGAGATGTACAAG AATAACACCAAAGCGCAGAACAAGGCAATTGGGGAGACTGATATTCTCTTCCATTACCTGTACGAGTCCTGCAGTGCCACCAGCACATCCTAG
- the mdm1 gene encoding nuclear protein MDM1 isoform X3 yields MRLAGLRSDQLGISREPQIQSKKRTPLNPPQVSTSLQWGDPGVLIRRQITTLPASPPAVVSVAPTSSVENVETPLAPRTSKPARASKMTPVQEECASGHISRASADQETEKQPADGVNHVLRKKAGLKSERQRNGRQSSEYQRQFQWKTPAAESPLLTAQEMLYSNNRSIPPYKSNPVVMESEYKRSFKGSPPPRGPCLRRDMELNEFPSLKMENISPEKSKKKKRWHQRLSRKSSPKEKTPHSEPQPLEQKPETPQAQKPVSPKVMRKVKTEYSSNFRSPLQYCYRDGAWVRSRTLGEEGHKWYHEVRELREKAEAYRKRAWGTHFSRQHLSQILSEQNCLWEVSSGSSPSTQTDEGTRSTKSPIIEALDLASVRESCSPSSSVSLATSRRSSCKEAELPSSPTLPGQTRMAWDEEVSPCERGVAEIKQQRKEQSEETSEEVNINGHSEDNKEEDTGAESEHLSHPEEPRSSSDEGRLPTPKLKAMLAAQRTHHDRTTPATGGAILVSPPKVKYSKTSRRSEPPLGKAHSPCRHLSCASVSEKNSKAEGLSSSHPPPAAGMATVDPLPLREDAWAGESPEPPPDSKPAKKTPHKKASGAWLIDSTPAHANRIHGTLRNPEFQHNGNLGVHRPERIVFPSNDCLSDDDLEDRMSQISFQSAASCSMASQVLDRAHKRKEDFWGKS; encoded by the exons GAATTAGCAGAGAACCCCAGATTCAATCCAAGAAGAGAACCCCCTTGAACCCACCTCAAGTATCCACTTCTCTCCAGTGGGGAGATCCAGGTGTTTTAATCAGGAGGCAGATTACAACTCTGCCTGCTTCCCCTCCAGCTGTGGTCTCTGTAGCACCAACAAGCAGTGTTGAGAATGTAGAAACCCCTCTAGCCCCGAGAACATCCAAACCAGCAAGAGCCTCAAAAATGACTCCGGTCCAGGAAGAATGTGCATCTGGTCATATATCCAGGGCCTCTGCTGACcaggagacagaaaaacagccagCAGACGGA GTTAACCATGTACTGAGGAAGAAGGCAGGCCTGAAGTCAGAGCGCCAGAGGAATGGCCGCCAGAGCTCTGAGTATCAGAGGCAATTTCAGTGGAAAACTCCAGCAGCCGAATCACCTCTTCTTACTGCCCAAGAG ATGTTGTACTCCAACAACAGGTCTATCCCACCTTATAAATCTAATCCAGTAGTAATGGAGAGTGAGTACAAGAGGAGCTTCAAAGGATCCCCTCCACCCAGAGGCCCATGCTTACGAAGAGACATGGAACTAAATGAGTTTCCATCTCTCAAAATGGAGAATATCTCCCCAGAGAAG AGTAAGAAGAAGAAACGATGGCATCAGCGCCTCAGCAGGAAGTCAAGCCCCAAAGAGAAAACTCCTCATTCAGAACCACAGCCCTTAGAACAGAAACCGGAGACACCACAAGCTCAAAAACCTGTTTCGCCCAAAGtgatgag GAAGGTGAAGACTGAATATAGCTCAAACTTCCGCTCTCCTCTTCAGTACTGCTACAGAGATGGTGCCTGGGTCAGGTCCAGGACATTAGGAGAAGAG GGTCACAAGTGGTATCATGAG GTGCGGGAGTTGCGGGAGAAAGCAGAAGCATATAGAAAGAGGGCCTGGGGAACTCACTTCTCCCGGCAGCACTTGAGCCAGATCCTGTCTGAGCAGAACTGCCTGTGGGAAGTATCTAGTGGTTCTTCTCCCTCCACTCAAACTGATGAAGGCACTCGTTCCACCAAGAGTCCCATCATCGAGGCCCTGGACCTGGCCAG TGTCAGGGAGAGCTGTAGCCCCAGTTCATCTGTGTCCTTGGCCACAAGTAGGAGAAGCTCTTGTAAAGAGGCAGAGCTTCCCAGCAGCCCCACCCTTCCTGGACAGACGAGAATGGCATGGGACGAGGAAGTAAGTCCTTGTGAAAGGGGTGTGGCCGAGATAAAGCAGCAGAGGAAGGAGCAGTCAGAGGAAACCAGTGAGGAAGTAAATATAAATGGGCATTCAGAAGACAACAAGGAGGA GGACACTGGGGCAGAGAGTGAGCACTTGTCACATCCAGAGGAGCCTCGAAGCTCCAGTGATGAGGGCAGGTTACCTACTCCCAAACTAAAAGCAATGCTGGCTGCACAGAGGACTCATCATGACCGCACCACTCCTGCAACTG GTGGTGCTATACTTGTCTCCCCTCCAAAGGTTAAGTATTCCAAGACCTCCAGGAGGAGTGAACCACCACTTGGAAAAGCTCACTCACCTTGCAGACACCTCAGTTGTGCCTcagtttcagaaaaaaacagcaag GCCGAAGGTTTGAGTTCCTCTCATCCTCCTCCAGCTGCAGGGATGGCAACAGTAGACCCACTCCCGTTAAGAGAAGACGCATGGGCTGGGGAGTCACCTGAACCTCCACCTGATTCTaaaccagcaaaaaaaacacctcacaAAAAAGCAAGCGGTGCTTGGCTCATAGACAGTACCCCAGCGCATGCCAACAGAATCCACGGCACACTGAGAAACCCAGAGTTTCAGCATAACG GGAACCTGGGAGTCCATCGGCCAGAAAGAATTGTGTTCCCTTCCAATGACTGTCTCTCTGACGATG ATTTAGAAGACAGGATGTCCCAGATCTCATTCCAGTCAGCAGCTTCTTGTTCCATGGCATCCCAGGTTTTGGACCGTGCTCATAAGAGGAAAGAAGACTTCTGGGGAAAGAGTTAA
- the mdm1 gene encoding nuclear protein MDM1 isoform X2 produces the protein MTVHFKGISSHQSKHKARRRVRGASPQRTMRLAGLRSDQLGISREPQIQSKKRTPLNPPQVSTSLQWGDPGVLIRRQITTLPASPPAVVSVAPTSSVENVETPLAPRTSKPARASKMTPVQEECASGHISRASADQETEKQPADGVNHVLRKKAGLKSERQRNGRQSSEYQRQFQWKTPAAESPLLTAQEMLYSNNRSIPPYKSNPVVMESEYKRSFKGSPPPRGPCLRRDMELNEFPSLKMENISPEKSKKKKRWHQRLSRKSSPKEKTPHSEPQPLEQKPETPQAQKPVSPKVMRKVKTEYSSNFRSPLQYCYRDGAWVRSRTLGEEVRELREKAEAYRKRAWGTHFSRQHLSQILSEQNCLWEVSSGSSPSTQTDEGTRSTKSPIIEALDLASVRESCSPSSSVSLATSRRSSCKEAELPSSPTLPGQTRMAWDEEVSPCERGVAEIKQQRKEQSEETSEEVNINGHSEDNKEEDTGAESEHLSHPEEPRSSSDEGRLPTPKLKAMLAAQRTHHDRTTPATGGAILVSPPKVKYSKTSRRSEPPLGKAHSPCRHLSCASVSEKNSKAEGLSSSHPPPAAGMATVDPLPLREDAWAGESPEPPPDSKPAKKTPHKKASGAWLIDSTPAHANRIHGTLRNPEFQHNGNLGVHRPERIVFPSNDCLSDDDLEDRMSQISFQSAASCSMASQVLDRAHKRKEDFWGKS, from the exons GAATTAGCAGAGAACCCCAGATTCAATCCAAGAAGAGAACCCCCTTGAACCCACCTCAAGTATCCACTTCTCTCCAGTGGGGAGATCCAGGTGTTTTAATCAGGAGGCAGATTACAACTCTGCCTGCTTCCCCTCCAGCTGTGGTCTCTGTAGCACCAACAAGCAGTGTTGAGAATGTAGAAACCCCTCTAGCCCCGAGAACATCCAAACCAGCAAGAGCCTCAAAAATGACTCCGGTCCAGGAAGAATGTGCATCTGGTCATATATCCAGGGCCTCTGCTGACcaggagacagaaaaacagccagCAGACGGA GTTAACCATGTACTGAGGAAGAAGGCAGGCCTGAAGTCAGAGCGCCAGAGGAATGGCCGCCAGAGCTCTGAGTATCAGAGGCAATTTCAGTGGAAAACTCCAGCAGCCGAATCACCTCTTCTTACTGCCCAAGAG ATGTTGTACTCCAACAACAGGTCTATCCCACCTTATAAATCTAATCCAGTAGTAATGGAGAGTGAGTACAAGAGGAGCTTCAAAGGATCCCCTCCACCCAGAGGCCCATGCTTACGAAGAGACATGGAACTAAATGAGTTTCCATCTCTCAAAATGGAGAATATCTCCCCAGAGAAG AGTAAGAAGAAGAAACGATGGCATCAGCGCCTCAGCAGGAAGTCAAGCCCCAAAGAGAAAACTCCTCATTCAGAACCACAGCCCTTAGAACAGAAACCGGAGACACCACAAGCTCAAAAACCTGTTTCGCCCAAAGtgatgag GAAGGTGAAGACTGAATATAGCTCAAACTTCCGCTCTCCTCTTCAGTACTGCTACAGAGATGGTGCCTGGGTCAGGTCCAGGACATTAGGAGAAGAG GTGCGGGAGTTGCGGGAGAAAGCAGAAGCATATAGAAAGAGGGCCTGGGGAACTCACTTCTCCCGGCAGCACTTGAGCCAGATCCTGTCTGAGCAGAACTGCCTGTGGGAAGTATCTAGTGGTTCTTCTCCCTCCACTCAAACTGATGAAGGCACTCGTTCCACCAAGAGTCCCATCATCGAGGCCCTGGACCTGGCCAG TGTCAGGGAGAGCTGTAGCCCCAGTTCATCTGTGTCCTTGGCCACAAGTAGGAGAAGCTCTTGTAAAGAGGCAGAGCTTCCCAGCAGCCCCACCCTTCCTGGACAGACGAGAATGGCATGGGACGAGGAAGTAAGTCCTTGTGAAAGGGGTGTGGCCGAGATAAAGCAGCAGAGGAAGGAGCAGTCAGAGGAAACCAGTGAGGAAGTAAATATAAATGGGCATTCAGAAGACAACAAGGAGGA GGACACTGGGGCAGAGAGTGAGCACTTGTCACATCCAGAGGAGCCTCGAAGCTCCAGTGATGAGGGCAGGTTACCTACTCCCAAACTAAAAGCAATGCTGGCTGCACAGAGGACTCATCATGACCGCACCACTCCTGCAACTG GTGGTGCTATACTTGTCTCCCCTCCAAAGGTTAAGTATTCCAAGACCTCCAGGAGGAGTGAACCACCACTTGGAAAAGCTCACTCACCTTGCAGACACCTCAGTTGTGCCTcagtttcagaaaaaaacagcaag GCCGAAGGTTTGAGTTCCTCTCATCCTCCTCCAGCTGCAGGGATGGCAACAGTAGACCCACTCCCGTTAAGAGAAGACGCATGGGCTGGGGAGTCACCTGAACCTCCACCTGATTCTaaaccagcaaaaaaaacacctcacaAAAAAGCAAGCGGTGCTTGGCTCATAGACAGTACCCCAGCGCATGCCAACAGAATCCACGGCACACTGAGAAACCCAGAGTTTCAGCATAACG GGAACCTGGGAGTCCATCGGCCAGAAAGAATTGTGTTCCCTTCCAATGACTGTCTCTCTGACGATG ATTTAGAAGACAGGATGTCCCAGATCTCATTCCAGTCAGCAGCTTCTTGTTCCATGGCATCCCAGGTTTTGGACCGTGCTCATAAGAGGAAAGAAGACTTCTGGGGAAAGAGTTAA